A genomic stretch from Helianthus annuus cultivar XRQ/B chromosome 1, HanXRQr2.0-SUNRISE, whole genome shotgun sequence includes:
- the LOC110867103 gene encoding chromatin-remodeling ATPase INO80 isoform X3 translates to MDSDRHHRNSNNSYNYSNLFNLESLTKFQLPQGEEFDYYANSSQGESRAGVPMTDRNNGMMLEKRKRRSTYSSDEDQDGSYDEYVSEERYRAMLGEHVHKYKRRHKHNNLPASTSTRNGMFGNKGGIGSKDHKIGNGRQGVQKIEMVPQYVGHYREADFSSDYGLDRSVYEPAYLDIGDGVSYKIPPTYEMLAASLNLPKPSDMRVEEFYLTGTLDLGSLASMMSADKRFGPRSGSGMGEPKPQYESLWARLSSQTSNNSAQKFSLKVSDAALDSYSAPEGAAGGFRRFIMSESGVLQVHYVKVLEKGDTYEIIERSLPKKQNGKKDPFEIEKEEMDRVDRYWVNMVRKDIPKHHRFFIGFHRKQLTDAKRFSENCQREVKMKVSRSLKLMRGASIRTRKLARDMLVFWKRVDKEMAEIRKKEEKEAAEALKREQELREAKRQQQRLNFLLSQTELYGHFMQNKASSQPLETLLENDKLNDEEAIIGSSDAVAIEEDPEEAQMKMEALKAAQDAVSKQKQITSAFDDECLKLRQASGVEDPEQLDSSVAGSSNMDLLHPSTMPVASSVQTPELFKGSLKEYQLKGLQWLVNCYEQGLNGILADEMGLGKTIQAMAFLAHLAEEKNIWGPFLVVAPTSVLNNWADEIGRFCPDLKTLPYWGGIQERTVLRKNINPKRLYRRDAGFHILITSYQLLVSDEKYFRRVKWQYMVLDEAQAIKSSTSIRWKTLLSFNCRNRLLLTGTPVQNNMAELWALLHFIMPTLFDSHEQFNEWFSKGIENHAEHGGTLNEHQLSRLHAILKPFMLRRVKKDVVSELTRKTEITVHCKLSSRQQAFYQAIKNKISLAELFDSNRGQLNEKKFMNLMNIVIQLRKVCNHPELFERNEGSSYFYFGDIPNPLLPPPFGELEDVYYSGVKNPITYKIPKLIYQEVVRSLDISSSGGKYSIKREFFEKHFNIFSPLNIYQSIYTQDKNEPSNKNVSFGFSRLIDLSPGEISFIANASIMERLLFSISRCDSRIFDEVVDLIMEKEDNNGVECNHIGKEKVRAVTKMLLLPSKSESNILKRRLATGPVDAPFEALVLSHEDRLASDVRLLHSAFSFIPPIRAPPIDAYCPDRDFAYRKIEELHNPWIKRLLVGFARTSDSNGPRKPEGAPHHLIQEIDEELPVVQPALQLTHKIFGSCPPMQSFDPAKMLTDSGKLQTLDILLKRLRAGNHRVLLFAQMTKMLNIIEDYMNYRKYRYLRLDGSSTITDRRDMVKDFQLRNDIFVFLLSTRAGGVGINLTAADTVIFYESDWNPTLDLQAMDRAHRLGQTKDVTVYRLICKETVEEKILQRASQKSTVQQLVMTGGHIQGDILAPEDVISLLIDDAQMEQKLKEIPQVKDRHKRKGGTKAIRIDDEGDARFEDLTSLEPPPDANTASPADKSMSSKKRKATTEKGTPKSRPVKGPKNPDSSASNTIAEPDGVMY, encoded by the exons ATGGACTCAGATCGCCATCACAGGAACTCGAATAACTCTTATAACTATTCGAATCTGTTCAATCTCGAG TCTCTGACGAAATTTCAACTGCCTCAAGGTGAAGAGTTTGATTATTATGCAAATAGTAGTCAGGGTGAGAGCAGAG CAGGTGTGCCAATGACGGACCGAAACAACGGAATGATGTTGGAAAAGAGAAAGAGGAGAAGTACGTATAGCAGTGATGAGGACCAGGATGGAAGTTATGATGAGTATGTGTCTGAGGAGAGATACAGAGCAATGCTTGGTGAGCATGTTCATAAGTACAAAAGAAGGCACAAACATAATAATTTGCCGGCTTCTACTTCCACACGAAATGGTATGTTTGGCAACAAGGGTGGTATCGGATCAAAGGATCATAAAATCGGGAATGGTCGTCAAGGAGTACAAAAGATTGAAATGGTTCCTCAATATGTAGGGCATTACAGAGAGGCAGATTTTTCTTCGGATTATGGCTTGGATAG ATCAGTTTATGAACCTGCTTATCTAGATATTGGGGATGGTGTCAGTTACAAGATTCCGCCTACTTATGAAATGCTAGCTGCCTCATTAAATTTACCTAAACCATCGGATATGCGAGTGGAGGAGTTTTACCTTACGGGCACCCTTGATTTGGGCTCATTAGCTTCAATGATGTCTGCTGACAAAAGGTTTGGGCCCAGAAGTGGATCAGGAATGGGTGAGCCCAAACCACAATACGAATCACTTTGGGCAAGATTAAGTTCACAAACATCAAATAACTCTGCACAAAAGTTCAGTCTTAAAGTCAGTGATGCCGCATTGGATTCATATTCTGCGCCTGAGGGTGCAGCTGGTGGTTTTAGACGGTTTATCATGTCAGAAAGTGGAGTGCTGCAGGTGCACTATGTGAAGGTGTTGGAGAAAGGTGACACGTATGAG ATTATTGAGCGAAGTCTACCCAAGAAGCAAAATGGGAAGAAAGATCCATTTGAAATTGAGAAGGAGGAGATGGATAGAGTGGATAGATATTGGGTGAATATGGTCAGAAAAGACATACCAAAACATCACAGATTCTTTATCGGCTTTCATAGAAAGCAATTAACTGACGCAAAGAGGTTTTCTGAGAACTGTCAAAGAGAG GTAAAAATGAAGGTGAGCAGATCACTTAAGTTGATGAGGGGTGCTTCAATTCGTACACGAAAACTCGCACGGGATATGTTGGTGTTTTGGAAAAGAGTGGATAAAGAGATG GCTGAGATTaggaaaaaagaagaaaaagaagctGCCGAAGCTTTGAAACGTGAACAGGAGCTTCGTGAAGCCAAACGGCAACAACAGAGATTAAACTTTTTATTATCCCAGACAGAACTTTATGGTCACTTCATGCAGAACAAGGCTTCCTCCCAGCCACTTGAAACTTTACTCGAGAATGATAAACTCAATGATGAAGAAGCAATCATTGGCTCTTCAGATGCTGTTGCAATTGAGGAAGATCCTGAAGAGGCCCAAATGAAAATGGAGGCCCTGAAAGCAGCCCAAGATGCAGTTTCCAAACAGAAACAGATCACAAGTGCATTCGATGATGAATGTTTGAAACTGCGTCAGGCTTCAGGTGTTGAGGACCCTGAACAGCTTGATTCTTCAGTTGCTGGATCTAGCAACATGGATTTATTACACCC GTCAACTATGCCGGTAGCATCTTCGGTACAAACACCAGAATTATTTAAAGGTTCTCTGAAAGAGTATCAGCTAAAAGGTCTACAGTGGCTGGTGAATTGTTATGAGCAG GGTCTAAATGGTATTCTTGCTGATGAGATGGGCCTTGGGAAGACTATTCAAGCAATGGCGTTCTTGGCTCATTTGGCTGAA GAGAAAAATATATGGGGTCCATTTCTGGTTGTTGCACCTACTTCTGTATTGAACAACTGGGCTGATGAAATAGGCCGATTCTGCCCTGACCTAAAAACACTTCCTTATTGGGGTGGTATTCAGGAACGAACAGTACTTAGAAAAAATATAAATCCTAAGCGACTTTATCGTAG GGATGCTGGATTTCATATTCTTATTACCAGCTACCAACTCCTAGTATCCGATGAAAAGTATTTCAGACGTGTGAAATGGCAGTATATGGTCTTGGATGAAGCTCAGGCTATCAAAAGTTCAACCAG TATAAGATGGAAGACGCTACTCAGCTTCAATTGTAGAAACCGTCTGTTACTAACTGGGACACCTGTTCAAAACAACATGGCTGAGTTGTGGGCCCTCCTTCATTTCATCATGCCAACTCTATTCGACAGCCATGAGCAATTTAATGAGTGGTTTTCTAAAGG TATTGAAAACCATGCTGAACATGGTGGGACGTTAAATGAGCACCAACTTAGCAGATTG CATGCCATTTTGAAGCCGTTCATGTTGCGGCGTGTTAAGAAGGACGTGGTGTCCGAGTTGACTCGGAAGACTGAAATTACAGTGCATTGCAAACTGAGTTCACGGCAACAAGCGTTTTACCAAGCTATAAAAAACAAAATATCTCTTGCCGAGTTGTTCGACAGTAACCGTGGTCAACTTAATGAGAAAAAgtttatgaacttgatgaatattgTCATCCAATTGAGAAAG GTTTGCAACCATCCTGAGTTATTTGAAAGAAATGAAGGAAGCTCGTATTTCTATTTTGGAGACATCCCGAATCCCCTTCTTCCACCTCCGTTTGGAGAGTTGGAGGATGTATACTACTCTGGGGTTAAGAATCCTATTACATATAAG ATTCCGAAATTAATATACCAAGAAGTTGTGCGAAGTTTAGACATCTCTTCATCAGGAGGAAAATACAGTATCAAGAGAGAGTTCTTTGAGAAACATTTTAACATCTTCTCCCCACTAAACATTTATCAATCCATATATACGCAAGACAAAAACGAGCCCTCCAATAAAAATGTATCATTTGGATTTTCCCGATTGATTGATCTCTCACCAGGCGAAATATCATTCATAGCAAATGCTTCTATAATGGAGAGATTATTGTTTTCAATTTCTAGATGTGATTCACGTATTTTTGATGAGGTTGTGGACTTGATAATGGAAAAAGAGGATAACAATGGTGTTGAGTGTAATCATATTGGGAAGGAAAAAGTTAGGGCGGTAACAAAAATGTTGTTATTACCATCAAAGTCGGAAAGTAATATTCTTAAACGGAGACTTGCAACGGGACCCGTGGATGCTCCGTTTGAGGCTTTGGTACTCTCACATGAAGATAGACTTGCCTCTGATGTTCGATTACTTCATTCAGCTTTTTCTTTCATTCCACCAATAAGAGCACCTCCT ATTGATGCATACTGTCCAGATAGAGATTTTGCTTACAGAAAAATTGAAGAATTGCATAATCCTTGGATTAAGAGATTATTGGTCGGGTTTGCACGCACGTCTGACTCGAACGGACCTAGAAAACCAGAGGGTGCTCCTCACCATTTGATACAAGAAATCGATGAAGAGCTACCTGTTGTGCAACCTGCGCTTCAGCTCACGCACAAGATCTTTGGCTCGTGTCCACCTATGCAGAGTTTTGATCCTGCCAAGATGCTGACG GATTCAGGGAAGCTTCAGACACTGGATATACTCTTGAAGCGCTTGCGTGCAGGAAATCATCGTGTTCTCCTGTTTGCACAAATGACCAAGATGTTGAATATTATTGAG GACTATATGAACTATAGGAAGTACAGATACTTAAGGCTTGATGGATCATCTACCATAACGGACCGTAGGGATATGGTCAAAGATTTTCAACTAAG AAatgatatttttgtatttttactgAGCACAAGAGCTGGTGGGGTCGGTATCAATTTGACCGCTGCTGACACAGTCATATTTTACGAAAGTGATTGGAATCCAACACTCGATTTACAAGCCATGGATAGGGCTCACCGTTTGGGTCAGACTAAAGAT GTTACAGTTTATAGGTTAATTTGCAAAGAaacagttgaagaaaagattttACAGAGAGCTAGCCAAAAAAGTACGGTCCAGCAACTTGTAATGACCGGTGGTCACATACAGGGTGACATATTGGCTCCTGAAGATGTTATTTCTTTACTCATTGACGATGCACAAATGGAGCAAAAGCTAAAAGAAATTCCACAG
- the LOC110867103 gene encoding chromatin-remodeling ATPase INO80 isoform X4 — MDSDRHHRNSNNSYNYSNLFNLESLTKFQLPQGEEFDYYANSSQGESRGVPMTDRNNGMMLEKRKRRSTYSSDEDQDGSYDEYVSEERYRAMLGEHVHKYKRRHKHNNLPASTSTRNGMFGNKGGIGSKDHKIGNGRQGVQKIEMVPQYVGHYREADFSSDYGLDRSVYEPAYLDIGDGVSYKIPPTYEMLAASLNLPKPSDMRVEEFYLTGTLDLGSLASMMSADKRFGPRSGSGMGEPKPQYESLWARLSSQTSNNSAQKFSLKVSDAALDSYSAPEGAAGGFRRFIMSESGVLQVHYVKVLEKGDTYEIIERSLPKKQNGKKDPFEIEKEEMDRVDRYWVNMVRKDIPKHHRFFIGFHRKQLTDAKRFSENCQREVKMKVSRSLKLMRGASIRTRKLARDMLVFWKRVDKEMAEIRKKEEKEAAEALKREQELREAKRQQQRLNFLLSQTELYGHFMQNKASSQPLETLLENDKLNDEEAIIGSSDAVAIEEDPEEAQMKMEALKAAQDAVSKQKQITSAFDDECLKLRQASGVEDPEQLDSSVAGSSNMDLLHPSTMPVASSVQTPELFKGSLKEYQLKGLQWLVNCYEQGLNGILADEMGLGKTIQAMAFLAHLAEEKNIWGPFLVVAPTSVLNNWADEIGRFCPDLKTLPYWGGIQERTVLRKNINPKRLYRRDAGFHILITSYQLLVSDEKYFRRVKWQYMVLDEAQAIKSSTSIRWKTLLSFNCRNRLLLTGTPVQNNMAELWALLHFIMPTLFDSHEQFNEWFSKGIENHAEHGGTLNEHQLSRLHAILKPFMLRRVKKDVVSELTRKTEITVHCKLSSRQQAFYQAIKNKISLAELFDSNRGQLNEKKFMNLMNIVIQLRKVCNHPELFERNEGSSYFYFGDIPNPLLPPPFGELEDVYYSGVKNPITYKIPKLIYQEVVRSLDISSSGGKYSIKREFFEKHFNIFSPLNIYQSIYTQDKNEPSNKNVSFGFSRLIDLSPGEISFIANASIMERLLFSISRCDSRIFDEVVDLIMEKEDNNGVECNHIGKEKVRAVTKMLLLPSKSESNILKRRLATGPVDAPFEALVLSHEDRLASDVRLLHSAFSFIPPIRAPPIDAYCPDRDFAYRKIEELHNPWIKRLLVGFARTSDSNGPRKPEGAPHHLIQEIDEELPVVQPALQLTHKIFGSCPPMQSFDPAKMLTDSGKLQTLDILLKRLRAGNHRVLLFAQMTKMLNIIEDYMNYRKYRYLRLDGSSTITDRRDMVKDFQLRNDIFVFLLSTRAGGVGINLTAADTVIFYESDWNPTLDLQAMDRAHRLGQTKDVTVYRLICKETVEEKILQRASQKSTVQQLVMTGGHIQGDILAPEDVISLLIDDAQMEQKLKEIPQVKDRHKRKGGTKAIRIDDEGDARFEDLTSLEPPPDANTASPADKSMSSKKRKATTEKGTPKSRPVKGPKNPDSSASNTIAEPDGVMY; from the exons ATGGACTCAGATCGCCATCACAGGAACTCGAATAACTCTTATAACTATTCGAATCTGTTCAATCTCGAG TCTCTGACGAAATTTCAACTGCCTCAAGGTGAAGAGTTTGATTATTATGCAAATAGTAGTCAGGGTGAGAGCAGAG GTGTGCCAATGACGGACCGAAACAACGGAATGATGTTGGAAAAGAGAAAGAGGAGAAGTACGTATAGCAGTGATGAGGACCAGGATGGAAGTTATGATGAGTATGTGTCTGAGGAGAGATACAGAGCAATGCTTGGTGAGCATGTTCATAAGTACAAAAGAAGGCACAAACATAATAATTTGCCGGCTTCTACTTCCACACGAAATGGTATGTTTGGCAACAAGGGTGGTATCGGATCAAAGGATCATAAAATCGGGAATGGTCGTCAAGGAGTACAAAAGATTGAAATGGTTCCTCAATATGTAGGGCATTACAGAGAGGCAGATTTTTCTTCGGATTATGGCTTGGATAG ATCAGTTTATGAACCTGCTTATCTAGATATTGGGGATGGTGTCAGTTACAAGATTCCGCCTACTTATGAAATGCTAGCTGCCTCATTAAATTTACCTAAACCATCGGATATGCGAGTGGAGGAGTTTTACCTTACGGGCACCCTTGATTTGGGCTCATTAGCTTCAATGATGTCTGCTGACAAAAGGTTTGGGCCCAGAAGTGGATCAGGAATGGGTGAGCCCAAACCACAATACGAATCACTTTGGGCAAGATTAAGTTCACAAACATCAAATAACTCTGCACAAAAGTTCAGTCTTAAAGTCAGTGATGCCGCATTGGATTCATATTCTGCGCCTGAGGGTGCAGCTGGTGGTTTTAGACGGTTTATCATGTCAGAAAGTGGAGTGCTGCAGGTGCACTATGTGAAGGTGTTGGAGAAAGGTGACACGTATGAG ATTATTGAGCGAAGTCTACCCAAGAAGCAAAATGGGAAGAAAGATCCATTTGAAATTGAGAAGGAGGAGATGGATAGAGTGGATAGATATTGGGTGAATATGGTCAGAAAAGACATACCAAAACATCACAGATTCTTTATCGGCTTTCATAGAAAGCAATTAACTGACGCAAAGAGGTTTTCTGAGAACTGTCAAAGAGAG GTAAAAATGAAGGTGAGCAGATCACTTAAGTTGATGAGGGGTGCTTCAATTCGTACACGAAAACTCGCACGGGATATGTTGGTGTTTTGGAAAAGAGTGGATAAAGAGATG GCTGAGATTaggaaaaaagaagaaaaagaagctGCCGAAGCTTTGAAACGTGAACAGGAGCTTCGTGAAGCCAAACGGCAACAACAGAGATTAAACTTTTTATTATCCCAGACAGAACTTTATGGTCACTTCATGCAGAACAAGGCTTCCTCCCAGCCACTTGAAACTTTACTCGAGAATGATAAACTCAATGATGAAGAAGCAATCATTGGCTCTTCAGATGCTGTTGCAATTGAGGAAGATCCTGAAGAGGCCCAAATGAAAATGGAGGCCCTGAAAGCAGCCCAAGATGCAGTTTCCAAACAGAAACAGATCACAAGTGCATTCGATGATGAATGTTTGAAACTGCGTCAGGCTTCAGGTGTTGAGGACCCTGAACAGCTTGATTCTTCAGTTGCTGGATCTAGCAACATGGATTTATTACACCC GTCAACTATGCCGGTAGCATCTTCGGTACAAACACCAGAATTATTTAAAGGTTCTCTGAAAGAGTATCAGCTAAAAGGTCTACAGTGGCTGGTGAATTGTTATGAGCAG GGTCTAAATGGTATTCTTGCTGATGAGATGGGCCTTGGGAAGACTATTCAAGCAATGGCGTTCTTGGCTCATTTGGCTGAA GAGAAAAATATATGGGGTCCATTTCTGGTTGTTGCACCTACTTCTGTATTGAACAACTGGGCTGATGAAATAGGCCGATTCTGCCCTGACCTAAAAACACTTCCTTATTGGGGTGGTATTCAGGAACGAACAGTACTTAGAAAAAATATAAATCCTAAGCGACTTTATCGTAG GGATGCTGGATTTCATATTCTTATTACCAGCTACCAACTCCTAGTATCCGATGAAAAGTATTTCAGACGTGTGAAATGGCAGTATATGGTCTTGGATGAAGCTCAGGCTATCAAAAGTTCAACCAG TATAAGATGGAAGACGCTACTCAGCTTCAATTGTAGAAACCGTCTGTTACTAACTGGGACACCTGTTCAAAACAACATGGCTGAGTTGTGGGCCCTCCTTCATTTCATCATGCCAACTCTATTCGACAGCCATGAGCAATTTAATGAGTGGTTTTCTAAAGG TATTGAAAACCATGCTGAACATGGTGGGACGTTAAATGAGCACCAACTTAGCAGATTG CATGCCATTTTGAAGCCGTTCATGTTGCGGCGTGTTAAGAAGGACGTGGTGTCCGAGTTGACTCGGAAGACTGAAATTACAGTGCATTGCAAACTGAGTTCACGGCAACAAGCGTTTTACCAAGCTATAAAAAACAAAATATCTCTTGCCGAGTTGTTCGACAGTAACCGTGGTCAACTTAATGAGAAAAAgtttatgaacttgatgaatattgTCATCCAATTGAGAAAG GTTTGCAACCATCCTGAGTTATTTGAAAGAAATGAAGGAAGCTCGTATTTCTATTTTGGAGACATCCCGAATCCCCTTCTTCCACCTCCGTTTGGAGAGTTGGAGGATGTATACTACTCTGGGGTTAAGAATCCTATTACATATAAG ATTCCGAAATTAATATACCAAGAAGTTGTGCGAAGTTTAGACATCTCTTCATCAGGAGGAAAATACAGTATCAAGAGAGAGTTCTTTGAGAAACATTTTAACATCTTCTCCCCACTAAACATTTATCAATCCATATATACGCAAGACAAAAACGAGCCCTCCAATAAAAATGTATCATTTGGATTTTCCCGATTGATTGATCTCTCACCAGGCGAAATATCATTCATAGCAAATGCTTCTATAATGGAGAGATTATTGTTTTCAATTTCTAGATGTGATTCACGTATTTTTGATGAGGTTGTGGACTTGATAATGGAAAAAGAGGATAACAATGGTGTTGAGTGTAATCATATTGGGAAGGAAAAAGTTAGGGCGGTAACAAAAATGTTGTTATTACCATCAAAGTCGGAAAGTAATATTCTTAAACGGAGACTTGCAACGGGACCCGTGGATGCTCCGTTTGAGGCTTTGGTACTCTCACATGAAGATAGACTTGCCTCTGATGTTCGATTACTTCATTCAGCTTTTTCTTTCATTCCACCAATAAGAGCACCTCCT ATTGATGCATACTGTCCAGATAGAGATTTTGCTTACAGAAAAATTGAAGAATTGCATAATCCTTGGATTAAGAGATTATTGGTCGGGTTTGCACGCACGTCTGACTCGAACGGACCTAGAAAACCAGAGGGTGCTCCTCACCATTTGATACAAGAAATCGATGAAGAGCTACCTGTTGTGCAACCTGCGCTTCAGCTCACGCACAAGATCTTTGGCTCGTGTCCACCTATGCAGAGTTTTGATCCTGCCAAGATGCTGACG GATTCAGGGAAGCTTCAGACACTGGATATACTCTTGAAGCGCTTGCGTGCAGGAAATCATCGTGTTCTCCTGTTTGCACAAATGACCAAGATGTTGAATATTATTGAG GACTATATGAACTATAGGAAGTACAGATACTTAAGGCTTGATGGATCATCTACCATAACGGACCGTAGGGATATGGTCAAAGATTTTCAACTAAG AAatgatatttttgtatttttactgAGCACAAGAGCTGGTGGGGTCGGTATCAATTTGACCGCTGCTGACACAGTCATATTTTACGAAAGTGATTGGAATCCAACACTCGATTTACAAGCCATGGATAGGGCTCACCGTTTGGGTCAGACTAAAGAT GTTACAGTTTATAGGTTAATTTGCAAAGAaacagttgaagaaaagattttACAGAGAGCTAGCCAAAAAAGTACGGTCCAGCAACTTGTAATGACCGGTGGTCACATACAGGGTGACATATTGGCTCCTGAAGATGTTATTTCTTTACTCATTGACGATGCACAAATGGAGCAAAAGCTAAAAGAAATTCCACAG